In one Arachis duranensis cultivar V14167 chromosome 9, aradu.V14167.gnm2.J7QH, whole genome shotgun sequence genomic region, the following are encoded:
- the LOC107464449 gene encoding disease resistance protein RPV1, with translation MEIREAKFLCSYGGEIKPRGRNNKLAYIDGTNKLLYVDRRIDFTAMVSKISSLFDGASNRDNFFKYQVPGSDDLNALVSVTNDRDLHNMMLEFDQLYRDSPRFARMRLFLFPNPNKPLDSVKPNSNRLSSNLWKYDVFISFRGKDIRTGFSSHLVEALNQNQIKTFIDDELHKGDCILDSLTRAIENSSISVIILSENFVTSSWCLHELLKIMECGRKVIPVFYGVDPSDVRKQLVSFNEKFKSHLQSDINNLLKWMEALAKIADLDGWDSGSCRDDFELVEKIVKDILRELNNHCLHKDVKSLVGVDKNHEKLEMLLSSVPDEQTGIIGICGMGGLGKTTLARLLYQELSHQYEGSCFLGNVRERSEKYGRGLDELRNQLYLELLQGKDCENTMANTTSKCRLSRQRNFIVLDDVSSSKQLEYLAGDLQCYGAGSRIIVITRDKSVLKKGVEKFHQMEVLDFQDSLILFSLNAFNQDYPKRGYQELSWKAVTYCKGVPLALKVLGSFLCSKSETEWDNVLQKLEKNPNAAIQNVLRLSCNGSDYQGNHIVLDIASVFKGEQKEQLVNVFDSCSFYTARGMSSLLDEALIAMFDHFGLSHVLYKKWGRESFVRELSRIVKVIAICGMLVMLVMFWKIIRRVFN, from the exons ATGGAGATCCGCGAAGCAAAGTTTCTCTGCAGCTACGGCGGCGAGATCAAGCCCCGCGGCCGCAACAACAAGCTCGCCTACATCGATGGAACCAATAAGCTTCTTTATGTTGACCGTAGAATTGACTTCACAGCCATGGTTTCCAAAATCTCCAGCCTTTTTGACGGCGCCTCCAACCGCGACAACTTCTTCAAATACCAAGTCCCCGGCAGCGATGACCTCAATGCTCTCGTCTCCGTCACCAACGACAGAGACCTTCATAACATGATGCTCGAGTTCGATCAACTCTACCGCGATTCCCCTAGATTCGCCCGCATGAGACTCTTCCTCTTCCCAAACCCTAACAAACCTCTCGATTCGGTTAAGCCAAACTCTAATAGGCTATCTTCGAATCTTTGGAAGTATGATGTGTTTATCAGCTTTAGAGGGAAGGACATTCGTACGGGATTCAGTTCCCATCTTGTCGAAGCTCTGaatcaaaaccaaataaaaaccTTCATTGATGATGAGCTTCACAAAGGGGATTGCATCTTGGATTCTCTTACAAGAGCTATTGAAAATTCGTCTATATCTGTTATCATCTTGTCAGAGAATTTTGTTACCTCAAGTTGGTGCCTTCACGAGTTATTGAAAATAATGGAGTGCGGAAGGAAAGTTATACCTGTGTTTTATGGTGTGGATCCATCAGATGTGCGAAAGCAGCTAGTAAGTTTCAATGAAAAATTCAAGTCTCACTTGCAGAGTGACATTAACAATCTTCTGAAATGGATGGAAGCTCTCGCCAAAATAGCGGATTTAGATGGCTGGGACTCCGGCTCTTGTAG GGACGACTTTGAACTTGTTGAAAAGATTGTCAAAGATATTTTGCGAGAGCTGAATAATCATTGCCTGCATAAGGATGTCAAGAGTTTAGTTGGTGTTGataaaaatcatgaaaagttAGAAATGTTATTAAGTTCAGTTCCTGATGAACAAACGGGAATAATTGGGATTTGTGGGATGGGAGGATTGGGCAAAACAACTTTAGCAAGACTTTTATATCAGGAACTTTCTCATCAGTATGAAGGTTCCTGCTTCCTAGGAAATGTTCGGGAAAGATCAGAAAAGTATGGGCGGGGACTAGATGAGTTGCGAAATCAACTTTACTTGGAGTTGTTACAAGGAAAAGATTGCGAAAATACCATggcaaatacaacttcaaagtGCAGGCTCAGCAGACAAAGAAATTTCATAGTTCTTGATGATGTGAGTAGCTCAAAACAATTAGAATACCTAGCTGGGGACCTTCAGTGCTATGGTGCAGGAAGTAGAATCATTGTGATAACAAGGGACAAGAGTGTGCTGAAAAAAGGAGTTGAAAAATTTCATCAGATGGAGGTGTTAGATTTTCAAGATTCCCTTATATTGTTTAGCTTGAATGCGTTCAATCAAGACTATCCAAAAAGGGGATACCAAGAGCTATCATGGAAAGCAGTTACCTACTGCAAAGGTGTCCCATTAGCTTTAAAAGTATTGGgttcttttctttgttccaaGAGTGAAACTGAATGGGATAATGTTCTGCAAAAACTCGAGAAGAATCCTAATGCAGCAATTCAAAATGTGTTAAGATTGAGTTGTAATGGATCAGATTATCAGGGGAATCATATTGTTCTAGACATTGCATCAGTTTTTAAGGGGGAGCAAAAGGAACAACTAGTTAATGTATTTGATAGTTGCAGTTTCTATACAGCTAGAGGCATGAGTTCCCTTCTTGATGAGGCTCTAATAGCTATGTTCGATCATTTTGGGTTATCTCATGTCTTGTACAAGAAATGGGGTAGAGAATCCTTTGTCAGAGAACTATCAAGAATTGTCAAAGTCATAGCCATTTGTGGGATGTTGGTGATGCTTGTGATGTTTTGGAAAATAATAAG GAGAGTGTTCAATTGA